In a genomic window of Pedobacter sp. KBS0701:
- a CDS encoding TlpA disulfide reductase family protein yields the protein MNTYYHRSIQFILFLLLITGSAVSFAQKKTPNYTLKGKITGMKPADKVTVYLERYIDDDMQQDSALVKNRTFSFRGNVKDPVWAVLSYSQATKGKKQETVRPSYELFIEKGVFNVSFPLGNISQAVFSGSPLNAEKVAYESKTTKLTVALNDVRSAYFSIEDLMGDSTQDRAKLKQQMKAIEKASDSLDQIKITTDSSYIARHPANYFSLYLLSESFRHGMPFEKTMGLFKQIKAPLKLTLLGKKLTADLKRAQKVSVGMVAPEFSLPDSTGKLVSLSFYKGKYVLVDFWASWCVPCRQENPNVVAAYQKFAAHNFNVLGISSDFDKGSWMTALREDKLSWPNLQDVGSKVGKLFDVSAIPSNFLIDPDGKIIAKNLRGAALERKLAEVLPH from the coding sequence ATGAACACATATTATCACAGATCAATTCAATTTATACTTTTCCTGTTGCTTATCACAGGCAGCGCTGTGTCTTTTGCGCAGAAGAAAACTCCGAATTATACATTAAAGGGAAAAATAACCGGCATGAAACCCGCTGATAAAGTGACTGTTTATCTTGAACGTTATATAGACGATGATATGCAACAGGATTCTGCCCTGGTGAAAAACAGAACCTTCAGTTTCCGCGGGAACGTAAAGGATCCGGTATGGGCAGTCCTTTCTTATTCCCAGGCTACTAAAGGAAAGAAACAGGAAACTGTACGCCCTTCTTATGAATTGTTTATTGAGAAAGGGGTTTTTAACGTCTCTTTTCCCTTGGGAAACATTTCACAAGCCGTATTTTCAGGCTCTCCTTTGAATGCAGAAAAGGTAGCTTATGAAAGTAAAACAACGAAGCTTACAGTGGCTTTAAACGATGTAAGGTCTGCTTATTTCAGCATTGAGGATCTAATGGGCGACAGTACGCAAGATAGGGCCAAGCTTAAGCAGCAGATGAAGGCAATAGAAAAGGCATCAGATTCGCTGGATCAGATAAAAATCACAACAGACAGTTCATATATAGCCCGTCATCCCGCCAATTATTTTAGTCTTTATCTTTTATCAGAGTCTTTCAGGCACGGTATGCCTTTTGAAAAAACCATGGGCTTGTTTAAACAAATTAAAGCCCCTTTGAAACTGACTTTACTTGGGAAGAAACTGACTGCAGACCTTAAACGTGCGCAGAAAGTAAGTGTCGGGATGGTGGCACCCGAATTTTCTCTGCCTGATTCTACCGGAAAGTTAGTTAGCTTATCTTTCTACAAGGGAAAATATGTGCTTGTTGATTTCTGGGCCAGCTGGTGCGTACCTTGCAGGCAGGAAAATCCTAATGTAGTTGCGGCCTATCAAAAATTTGCTGCACACAATTTTAATGTACTGGGCATCTCTTCAGACTTTGATAAAGGCTCCTGGATGACCGCCTTGCGTGAGGATAAATTATCCTGGCCAAATCTACAGGATGTTGGCTCCAAAGTCGGTAAACTGTTTGATGTTTCGGCGATTCCTTCTAATTTCCTGATTGACCCGGATGGTAAAATTATTGCGAAAAACCTACGGGGAGCAGCACTGGAACGTAAACTGGCAGAAGTGCTGCCCCACTAA
- a CDS encoding RagB/SusD family nutrient uptake outer membrane protein, with translation MKNLIYRIAFLLMLTVVSTSCKKILEVKPEFIRTTEQVYANDKSADSVVVGMYAQWASNSNLFDIPVAGGLSSDELKPGASLDDDFLNRYNNRLDPVNSSTKIYWSDYYSIIYTANSIIEGVATSNGMTTSGKQKAIGEALFMRAFCYFYLVNFFGDVPLVTSTAYKETKNFPRTPVAKVYAQILEDLLKAERYLGDQYPTAGRVRANKWVVKALLSRVYLYTGDWKNASLKASEIIENRNQYSLGVMEGTSADDAEMDIFHSDNKESIFQMWNEIGYGIGGQTLGDGAYVAVADEGSNSLIDAFEDGDKRRWNYINEETGGYRIYKYRLDVENSAYKEYTVVFRLAEQYLIRAEALAKLGQPDAAVQDVNTIRNRAGLENLDDGQTESSILDAVEQERRVELCFEWSDRWFNLRRLGHLDQVMSENKPTYWKSTAALYPVPRVEIQNNLKLTQNPGYN, from the coding sequence ATGAAAAATTTGATATACCGCATAGCTTTCCTGCTGATGCTGACTGTGGTTAGCACATCGTGTAAAAAAATATTAGAAGTAAAGCCTGAGTTCATCAGAACTACCGAACAAGTATATGCCAATGATAAATCTGCAGACAGTGTAGTGGTTGGTATGTATGCTCAATGGGCAAGTAACAGTAATTTATTTGATATCCCTGTGGCCGGAGGGCTTTCTTCTGATGAATTGAAGCCGGGAGCATCATTAGACGATGACTTCCTGAATAGGTACAATAACCGCTTAGACCCTGTCAACTCTTCTACCAAAATCTATTGGTCAGATTATTACAGTATAATCTATACCGCAAATTCGATCATAGAAGGTGTCGCAACTTCGAATGGCATGACTACTTCAGGGAAACAAAAAGCTATTGGTGAGGCATTATTTATGCGTGCTTTTTGTTATTTCTATCTCGTCAATTTTTTTGGCGATGTGCCATTGGTAACCAGCACAGCTTATAAAGAAACTAAGAATTTTCCCCGGACACCAGTCGCTAAAGTATACGCACAAATACTGGAAGACCTGCTAAAAGCCGAGCGTTATCTTGGTGATCAATATCCTACCGCTGGTCGTGTAAGGGCAAATAAATGGGTGGTTAAAGCATTGCTGTCCAGAGTATATTTATATACCGGTGACTGGAAGAATGCCAGTCTTAAAGCTTCCGAAATTATCGAAAATCGCAATCAGTATAGCCTTGGTGTGATGGAAGGAACCAGTGCAGATGATGCGGAAATGGATATTTTTCACAGCGATAATAAAGAATCTATCTTTCAAATGTGGAATGAAATCGGGTATGGTATAGGGGGGCAAACCCTGGGTGATGGTGCTTATGTTGCCGTTGCGGATGAAGGTAGCAATAGTCTTATCGATGCTTTTGAAGACGGCGATAAACGCAGGTGGAATTATATCAATGAGGAAACCGGCGGTTACCGGATCTACAAATATAGATTAGACGTTGAAAATTCAGCATATAAGGAATATACGGTAGTTTTCAGACTTGCGGAGCAGTACCTGATTCGTGCAGAAGCCTTAGCTAAACTTGGACAACCTGATGCTGCGGTTCAGGATGTGAATACCATCCGTAATCGTGCGGGGCTTGAAAATCTGGATGATGGACAAACCGAAAGTTCGATTCTTGATGCTGTAGAACAGGAAAGAAGAGTGGAGTTGTGTTTTGAATGGAGTGATCGCTGGTTTAATCTCCGCAGACTGGGCCACCTTGATCAGGTGATGTCAGAAAATAAACCCACCTACTGGAAGTCTACCGCTGCACTATATCCTGTACCAAGAGTAGAAATACAAAATAATCTAAAATTGACACAAAACCCAGGTTACAACTAA